The Helicobacter kayseriensis genome contains a region encoding:
- the clpP gene encoding ATP-dependent Clp endopeptidase proteolytic subunit ClpP has translation MNYIPYVVEKTGRGERSYDIYSRLLKDRIILLSGEINDELASSIVAQLLFLEAEDPQKDIYLYINSPGGVITSGMSIYDTMNYVRPDICTICIGQAASMGAFLLSCGTKGKRYSLPHSRIMIHQPLGGARGQATDIQIQAQEILRLKLILNQIFVQNTGQTLEQIEKDTDRDFFMSALEAQKYGLIDQVLEKNKII, from the coding sequence ATGAATTATATTCCTTATGTAGTTGAAAAGACAGGGAGGGGAGAGAGAAGTTATGATATTTATTCTCGTTTGCTCAAGGATCGCATTATTCTCTTGAGCGGAGAGATTAATGATGAGCTTGCTTCTTCTATTGTCGCACAGCTTTTGTTTTTGGAAGCAGAAGATCCTCAAAAGGATATTTATCTCTATATTAATTCTCCAGGTGGAGTTATTACAAGCGGGATGAGTATCTATGATACGATGAATTATGTGCGCCCTGATATCTGCACGATTTGTATTGGACAAGCTGCTTCTATGGGGGCTTTTTTGCTGAGTTGTGGGACAAAAGGTAAGCGTTACTCTCTTCCCCACAGTCGCATTATGATACATCAACCCTTGGGTGGAGCTAGAGGACAGGCTACAGATATACAAATCCAAGCTCAGGAAATTTTGCGTCTCAAGCTAATTTTGAATCAGATTTTTGTTCAGAACACAGGACAAACTCTTGAGCAAATTGAAAAAGATACAGATAGAGATTTCTTTATGAGCGCTTTGGAAGCTCAAAAGTATGGATTGATTGATCAAGTGTTGGAAAAAAATAAAATTATTTAA
- the def gene encoding peptide deformylase — protein sequence MVLDILHYPNPILKKRSRDVDLFNEELHQFLDDMYDTMIAKDGVGLAAIQVGRDIRALLVNIPREDKQQYKEDLLEMINPEIIHKEGEIFFSEGCLSVPNFYEDVLRFEELEVRYQDRFGNPQTLQAQGYLAVAIQHEIDHLNGVLFVDRLSIIKRKKFEKEFKKIQKSKR from the coding sequence TTGGTTTTAGATATTTTGCATTATCCTAATCCTATATTAAAAAAACGATCTCGCGATGTTGATCTTTTTAATGAAGAGTTGCATCAATTCTTAGATGACATGTATGATACGATGATTGCAAAAGATGGAGTAGGTCTAGCTGCGATTCAAGTGGGTAGAGATATTCGTGCTTTGCTTGTAAATATTCCACGAGAAGATAAGCAACAATACAAAGAAGATCTTTTAGAAATGATCAATCCTGAAATTATCCACAAAGAGGGAGAAATTTTTTTTAGCGAAGGTTGCTTATCTGTTCCTAATTTTTATGAAGATGTTTTGCGTTTTGAAGAGCTTGAGGTGCGATATCAAGATCGCTTTGGAAATCCTCAAACCTTGCAAGCTCAAGGATATCTTGCTGTAGCAATACAACACGAAATCGATCATCTCAATGGTGTGTTGTTTGTGGATCGTTTATCCATTATTAAGCGCAAAAAATTTGAAAAAGAATTTAAAAAGATTCAAAAAAGCAAAAGATGA
- a CDS encoding YifB family Mg chelatase-like AAA ATPase — protein sequence MSNTIFCATRFGSGAKIVAVEGVFARGLPNFHITGLANHAILEAKHRVQSALQACKISMPPMKFIINLSPADLPKSGSHFDLPIALLGALQKQELKNEWFAFGELGLDGALKSQESIFPLLLQIALLKPNAKIILPKGGEEIFSLIPSLEFYFVSSLQEAFELITLDELPLPYHSKNIEFSFVEIGGKKYYYSSEIECDFYDVIGQDIAKRAALIAASGFHNIVFEGSPGCGKSMIAKRMRYIMPPMSLEEMIECMKLQALSHNKIIYSPMRPFRNPHQSASKASILGSATALEAKVGEIALAHQGILFFDELLHFKKEILESLREPLENNSLVISRVHSKIEYETSFLFVGAQNPCPCGNLLSTSRECRCQDKEIANYKNRLSEPFWDRMDLFVQMSDHLASQSRISSQEMREKVFLAFAKQKERGQKIPNGKLDEKGIEQFCPLDQECSDFLLRAMEKLGMSYRGTHRLRRVARTIADLEGSERICKTHLIEAIGYRKI from the coding sequence ATGAGCAATACGATTTTTTGTGCCACACGATTTGGGAGTGGTGCAAAAATTGTTGCTGTTGAGGGGGTATTTGCAAGAGGATTGCCTAACTTTCATATCACGGGTCTTGCAAATCATGCGATTTTGGAAGCCAAACATCGCGTCCAATCTGCTCTTCAGGCTTGCAAGATTTCGATGCCTCCAATGAAATTTATTATCAACCTTTCTCCTGCGGATTTGCCCAAAAGTGGAAGTCACTTTGATCTCCCAATAGCCTTACTGGGTGCATTACAAAAACAAGAATTGAAGAATGAATGGTTTGCTTTTGGTGAGCTTGGTTTGGATGGTGCACTTAAATCTCAAGAGAGCATTTTCCCTCTTTTGCTTCAGATTGCCCTCCTTAAGCCTAATGCAAAAATTATTCTCCCCAAGGGAGGAGAGGAAATTTTTTCTTTGATTCCTTCTTTGGAGTTTTATTTTGTTTCTTCATTACAGGAGGCTTTTGAACTTATCACTCTTGATGAATTGCCATTGCCTTATCATTCTAAAAACATAGAATTTTCTTTTGTTGAAATTGGAGGAAAAAAATATTATTACTCCTCAGAGATTGAGTGCGATTTTTATGATGTGATTGGGCAGGATATTGCTAAGCGTGCTGCTTTAATTGCTGCGAGTGGTTTTCATAATATTGTTTTTGAAGGAAGTCCAGGTTGTGGAAAAAGTATGATTGCCAAGAGAATGCGCTACATTATGCCTCCTATGAGTTTGGAAGAAATGATTGAGTGCATGAAACTTCAAGCTTTGAGTCATAATAAGATTATATATTCGCCAATGCGTCCTTTTAGAAATCCACATCAAAGTGCAAGCAAAGCAAGCATTCTTGGATCAGCAACAGCATTAGAAGCTAAAGTTGGAGAAATTGCTTTGGCGCATCAGGGGATTTTATTTTTTGATGAATTGTTGCATTTCAAAAAGGAGATTTTAGAATCTCTTAGAGAGCCTTTGGAGAATAATTCCTTGGTTATCTCAAGGGTTCATAGCAAGATTGAATATGAGACATCATTTTTGTTTGTTGGAGCTCAAAATCCTTGTCCTTGTGGGAATCTATTGAGCACAAGTCGCGAATGTCGCTGTCAGGACAAAGAAATTGCAAACTACAAAAATAGGCTTTCAGAGCCGTTTTGGGATCGTATGGATCTTTTTGTGCAAATGTCAGATCATCTTGCATCTCAAAGCAGAATCTCATCTCAGGAAATGAGAGAAAAAGTTTTCCTTGCGTTTGCAAAGCAAAAAGAGCGTGGGCAGAAGATACCAAATGGGAAGCTTGATGAAAAGGGAATTGAGCAGTTTTGTCCTTTGGATCAAGAATGCAGTGATTTTTTGTTGCGTGCAATGGAAAAGCTAGGGATGTCTTATAGGGGAACTCATAGATTGAGGCGTGTGGCAAGGACGATTGCAGATCTTGAGGGGAGCGAGAGAATTTGCAAAACTCATCTTATCGAAGCGATTGGGTATAGAAAAATCTAG
- a CDS encoding bifunctional 3,4-dihydroxy-2-butanone 4-phosphate synthase/GTP cyclohydrolase II: MVEERVKKAIDAFKRGEMIIVMDDEDRENEGDLVYAGIFSTPEKVNFMATEARGLICVSITQEIADQLDLTPMVHHNDSNHHTAFTVSIDAKDATTGISAYERDMTISLMCNPNSKPSDFVRPGHIFPLIAKEGGVLVRTGHTEASVDLCKLSGLAPVAVICEMMKSDGSMARRGDRFLFDFAQKHNLHILYVSDLVQYRLSSEKLILCTEEVETSFCDKPCKRFSFLDHLDRKYEVFAFGKKDIPLVRFHHIRQDIQTMQEDYKSFMHSLEMVEREGGFLICLSHKSEDKSFGIGAQILKHLGVRDFRLLSSKKDIDYCALSGFGVNIIETLCLEDGK; the protein is encoded by the coding sequence ATGGTTGAAGAGCGTGTAAAGAAGGCAATCGATGCATTTAAACGAGGAGAAATGATTATCGTGATGGATGATGAGGATCGTGAAAATGAGGGAGATTTGGTTTATGCTGGGATTTTTAGCACTCCAGAAAAGGTGAATTTTATGGCAACAGAGGCACGAGGGTTGATTTGTGTCTCTATTACTCAAGAGATTGCAGATCAATTGGACCTGACGCCAATGGTTCATCATAATGATTCAAATCATCACACGGCTTTTACGGTAAGTATTGATGCCAAAGATGCGACGACAGGAATCTCAGCTTATGAACGTGATATGACTATTTCTTTGATGTGTAATCCTAATTCAAAGCCAAGTGATTTTGTAAGGCCTGGCCATATTTTTCCTTTGATTGCAAAGGAGGGGGGAGTACTTGTGCGGACAGGGCATACAGAGGCAAGTGTAGATTTGTGTAAATTATCAGGACTTGCTCCTGTGGCTGTGATTTGTGAAATGATGAAAAGTGATGGAAGTATGGCAAGGAGAGGGGATCGATTTTTATTTGATTTTGCCCAAAAGCATAATCTTCATATTCTTTATGTTTCCGATTTGGTTCAATATCGTCTAAGTTCAGAGAAGTTGATTTTATGTACAGAAGAAGTGGAGACAAGCTTTTGTGACAAACCTTGCAAGCGTTTTTCTTTTTTGGATCACTTGGATCGCAAGTATGAGGTTTTTGCTTTTGGCAAAAAAGATATTCCTCTTGTTCGATTCCATCATATTCGTCAAGATATTCAAACAATGCAAGAGGATTACAAAAGCTTTATGCATTCATTGGAGATGGTTGAGAGAGAGGGAGGATTTTTGATTTGTTTATCACACAAATCAGAAGATAAAAGCTTTGGAATCGGTGCTCAAATTCTGAAGCATTTGGGGGTGCGTGATTTTAGGCTTTTAAGTTCCAAAAAAGACATAGATTATTGTGCATTGAGTGGTTTTGGGGTTAATATTATTGAAACACTTTGTTTGGAGGATGGAAAATGA